From Pseudoramibacter sp.:
GCCAGGGCCATTCCGGCGAATTCAAGGTGTTCGTCGTGCCCGTCGCCGAAGAACTCAACCTCAAGAAGGCGGCCAAGGCGGCCGGCGAAAAATCGGTGCGCATGATTCATCAGAAGGAACTGCTGCCCAACACCGGCTACATCCACGGCGGCTGCTCGCCAGTGGGCATGAAAAAGCAGTACGACACCGTCATCGACGCCAGCGCCGAAGGCCGGGAACGGATTTACGTCTCCGGCGGCAAAATCGGCACCCAGGTCGGCGTTTCCCCGACGGACCTCAGCACCTTCATCGGCGCAACCTTCGCCGACATCGTGCGCTAACAACAACACACCCCATAAAGGAGCCTCTATGAGCAAAGCATCTCTCTCCACCGGGCGTCCCCACACCGACGCCTACTACAGCACCCTGGACGCCATCATCCGGGACATCAACCACAA
This genomic window contains:
- the ybaK gene encoding Cys-tRNA(Pro) deacylase, which codes for MAKKKHKKEPQKTNVMRILEQAHLDYDPQYYDAEDGQIDGLSVAKKMGENPDDVYKTLVCQGHSGEFKVFVVPVAEELNLKKAAKAAGEKSVRMIHQKELLPNTGYIHGGCSPVGMKKQYDTVIDASAEGRERIYVSGGKIGTQVGVSPTDLSTFIGATFADIVR